In Mauremys reevesii isolate NIE-2019 unplaced genomic scaffold, ASM1616193v1 Contig24, whole genome shotgun sequence, a genomic segment contains:
- the LOC120393570 gene encoding olfactory receptor 6F1-like has translation MEKRNQSAVMGFILLGFPGNQYLQISLFVLFLFMYILTVLGNVTIITLVANHRCLHTPMYCFLCNLSFLEIWYTTACVPKALAIFLGKSKTISFIGCLLQMYFIFSLGCTEYFLLSIMAYDRYLAICYPLHYSTIMNSTLSAQLALGSWVCGFLVISVLASLISRLSFCGPNVINNFFCEIDSWIVLSCTDTSIIQVSAFIISVVVILGSCVITLLSYIYIISTILRIPSAKGRQRAFSTCSSHLVVVLLWYGSTIFLFVKPSAQNSLELTKIVNILNTVVTPLLNPFIYALRNREVKEVMQNTLFGT, from the coding sequence ATGGAGAAACGCAATCAATCTGCTGTGATGGGATTCATCCTCTTGGGATTCCCGGGGAACCAGTATTTGCAGATCTCCCTCTTTGTACTCTTCCTCTTTATGTACATCCTGACAGTCCTGGGAAATGTGACCATCATAACCCTAGTGGCGAACCACCGATGCCTCCACACACCAATGTACTGCTTCCTCTGCAATCTCTCCTTCCTGGAGATCTGGTACACCACAGCCTGTGTTCCTAAAGCCCTTGCAATCTTCCTGGGGAAAAGCAAAACCATCTCCTTCATTGGCTGCCTCCTACAGATGTACTTCATATTCTCCTTGGGCTGCACAGAATATTTCCTCCTGTCCATCATGGCCTATGATCGCTATCTGGCCATATGTTACCCATTGCATTATAGCACCATTATGAACAGTACCTTGTCAGCTCAGCTGGCTCTTGGCTCTTGGGTGTGTGGTTTCCTGGTTATCTCTGTGCTGGCATCTCTAATATCCAGGTTGTCTTTCTGTGGCCCTAATGTCATCAATAACTTCTTTTGTGAGATAGATTCCTGGATTGTCCTCTCTTGCACGGACACATCCATCATTCAGGTATCAGCTTTCATCATCTCAGTCGTTGTCATCCTGGGTTCGTGTGTGATAACCCTCCTTTCATACATCTATATCATCTCCACTATACTGAGAATCCCGTCAGCCAAAGGCCGGCAAAGGGCATTTTCCACTTGCTCGTCCCATCTTGTTGTCGTGCTTCTATGGTACGGATCCACCATTTTTCTCTTTGTCAAGCCATCTGCACAGAATTCATTGGAACTGACCAAGATAGTCAACATCCTAAACACTGTGGTTACGCCACTGCTAAACCCTTTCATCTATGctctgagaaacagagaggtgaAGGAAGTCATGCAAAATACGCTCTTTGGGACATGA